In Salinigranum marinum, one DNA window encodes the following:
- a CDS encoding branched-chain amino acid ABC transporter permease has translation MGALTDPRGYWGDLTTPERGVVGAITVFAVLLVLGLLTGVLAPAYFLYLVGLAGMYALLSFGLNSQWGFTGLINFSVAAFFGLGAYGTALMSASSSPIAGQFLPIFGLVAALVLAAILAVAIGIPTLRLRADYLAIASLGLAEVVRLIVLNEREVTNGSAGVRGIPTFFEGWPVLETLPQQLPGIFIQPLPGTRLVFEEPFWSALLNVAVVVTFVAGSYAILRRAHRSPWGRVLRTIRGDEDLARALGKHTYGFKMQSFVLGSLIMALAGVFYAHLNLYVSPSDLDPVTTFYVWVAVILGGSGSNRGALFGGIVIVTIREGTRFLNGFEWIPVDVAPLRILLIGVLIVVLMRYRPQGILPPQRELIWPSVVDEAPDQPTSGVREARMGGNDD, from the coding sequence ATGGGGGCCCTCACCGACCCGCGGGGGTACTGGGGAGACCTCACGACCCCCGAACGCGGGGTCGTCGGCGCCATCACCGTCTTCGCCGTCCTCCTCGTGCTGGGCCTGCTCACCGGGGTGCTCGCACCCGCGTACTTCCTCTATCTCGTCGGCCTCGCGGGGATGTACGCGTTGCTCTCGTTCGGCCTGAACTCCCAGTGGGGGTTCACCGGGCTCATCAACTTCAGCGTGGCCGCCTTCTTCGGACTCGGCGCCTACGGCACCGCGCTGATGAGCGCCAGTTCGTCGCCGATTGCCGGGCAGTTCCTGCCCATCTTCGGGTTGGTCGCCGCGCTGGTGCTGGCTGCGATACTGGCCGTCGCCATCGGCATCCCGACCCTGCGCCTGCGAGCGGACTACCTCGCAATCGCCTCGCTCGGCCTCGCCGAAGTGGTCCGGCTTATCGTCCTCAACGAACGTGAGGTGACCAATGGGAGCGCCGGTGTCCGTGGTATCCCGACGTTCTTCGAGGGGTGGCCGGTGCTCGAAACCCTGCCACAGCAACTGCCGGGAATCTTCATTCAGCCACTCCCCGGGACGCGCCTCGTCTTCGAAGAGCCGTTCTGGAGCGCGCTGTTGAACGTGGCGGTCGTCGTCACGTTCGTCGCCGGGAGTTACGCCATCCTCCGGCGGGCACATCGCTCGCCGTGGGGTCGCGTCCTCCGGACCATCCGAGGGGACGAGGACCTCGCGCGTGCACTCGGCAAGCACACCTACGGCTTCAAGATGCAGTCGTTCGTCCTCGGGAGCCTCATCATGGCGCTCGCAGGGGTGTTCTACGCGCACCTGAACCTCTACGTCAGCCCGAGCGACCTCGACCCAGTGACCACGTTCTACGTCTGGGTTGCCGTCATCCTCGGCGGCAGCGGATCGAACCGCGGTGCGCTGTTTGGCGGTATCGTCATCGTCACCATCCGCGAGGGGACGCGCTTTCTCAACGGCTTCGAGTGGATCCCGGTCGACGTGGCGCCACTCCGCATCCTCCTGATCGGCGTCCTCATCGTGGTGCTGATGCGCTACCGACCGCAGGGAATCCTCCCGCCACAACGGGAACTCATCTGGCCGAGCGTCGTCGACGAGGCACCCGACCAGCCGACATCTGGCGTCCGCGAAGCCAGGATGGGAGGGAACGATGACTGA
- a CDS encoding branched-chain amino acid ABC transporter permease, with product MVVDYLASGLVFSSIIVLGSIGLSLIYSIANFANFAHGDTMTVGAYTALVTFGATGGLGAGLLGLPLGFFLALVVGIVAAAVVAVLTEKVVYDGMDAGSIELLITSIGIAFIYRAIIQMGFGADFTRYDVQTLRPIEALLPYGIRVTQHDVAIVVSAFILVGGLHTLLQYSDLGRKMRAMADNPDLARVSGIRTDRVKLWTWIIGAGLAGAGGVFLGLYNQLSPRMGFNLLLLIFAAVILGGIGSVYGAMLGGFLIGMINQLTPVLGQLGELLPLVPDTFAIPIGIEYANAIAFVIMVAVLLVRPRGIAGEGA from the coding sequence CTCTCGCTGATATACAGCATCGCGAACTTCGCGAACTTCGCCCACGGCGACACGATGACTGTCGGCGCCTACACCGCGCTCGTCACGTTCGGGGCCACCGGGGGCCTCGGCGCTGGCCTCCTCGGCCTGCCGCTCGGGTTCTTCCTTGCGCTGGTGGTCGGCATCGTCGCAGCGGCCGTCGTGGCTGTCCTCACGGAGAAGGTGGTCTACGACGGTATGGACGCCGGCTCTATCGAGCTGCTCATCACGTCCATCGGAATCGCGTTCATCTACCGTGCCATAATCCAGATGGGCTTCGGCGCGGACTTCACGCGCTACGACGTCCAGACGCTGCGGCCCATCGAGGCGCTGTTGCCCTACGGCATCCGCGTCACACAACACGACGTGGCCATCGTCGTCTCGGCGTTCATCCTCGTCGGGGGGCTGCACACGCTGCTGCAGTACAGCGATCTGGGCCGCAAAATGCGAGCGATGGCGGACAACCCCGACCTCGCGCGCGTCAGCGGTATCCGAACCGACCGGGTGAAGCTCTGGACGTGGATCATCGGCGCCGGTCTCGCCGGCGCCGGCGGGGTGTTCTTGGGGCTGTACAACCAGCTCTCGCCACGCATGGGGTTCAACCTGCTCCTGCTCATCTTCGCTGCCGTCATCCTCGGCGGCATCGGGTCGGTATACGGGGCGATGCTCGGCGGGTTCCTCATCGGGATGATAAACCAGTTGACGCCCGTGCTCGGGCAGCTGGGCGAACTCCTGCCGCTCGTGCCGGACACGTTCGCCATCCCAATCGGCATTGAGTACGCGAACGCCATCGCGTTCGTCATCATGGTCGCGGTCCTGCTCGTCAGGCCGCGCGGTATCGCCGGGGAGGGGGCCTGA